From Alligator mississippiensis isolate rAllMis1 chromosome 1, rAllMis1, whole genome shotgun sequence:
tatggcttctcccctgtgtggatgcgctggtgctgtgtCAGATTGGAGcggttggtgaagctcttcccacatgcagagcactgatgtggcttctcccctgtgtggatgcgctggtgctgtgtcaggctggagatgtaggtgaatctcttctgacacacagagcactgatgtggcttctcccctgtgtggatgcgctggtgctcagctaggtgggagcgctgggtgaatctcttcccacagacagagcagtgatatggcttctcccctgtgtggatgagctggtgccgggctAGGTGGAAGgaatgggtgaagctcttcccacacacagagcactgaaatggcttctcccctgtgtggatatgctggtgctgtttcaggctggagatgtaggtgaatctcttctgacacacagagcactgaaatggcttctcccctgtgtggatatgctggtgctgtttcaggctggagatgtaggtgaagctcttctgacacacagagcactgatatggcttctcccctgtgtggatgcgctggtgctgtgtcaggctggagatgtaggtgaatctcttctgacacacagagcactgatgtggcttctcccctgtgtggatgcgctggtgctcagcTAGGTGGGAGCGCTGGGTGAATctcttctgacacacagagcactgatgtggcttctcccttgtgtggatgagctggtgctgtgTCAGACTGGAGcggttggtgaagctcttcccacactcagagcactgatgaggcttctccccggtgtggatgtgcttgtgccgggccaggtgggaggaatgggtgaagctcttcccacacgcagagcactgatgtggcttctcccgtgtGTGGATCAGCTGGTGCCGGACCAGATTGGAGgaccaggtgaaactcttcccacacacagagcagtaatatggcttctcccctgtgtggatgtgctggtgcttgGTCAGGTTCCACGATTgggcgaagctcttcccacacacagggcactgatgtggcttctcgcCTGTGTGGATCAGCAGATGACGGACCAGGTCAGAGgaccaggtgaaactcttcccacacacagagcaaggatGACGCTTCtcccgtgtgtgcatgcacctgtgcctggccaggctggagggctgcctgaagctcttcccacaccttGTGCAGCCGTGTGGCTgctccctcctctgcacagagaggctgGTCAAGCTCTTCCCACACGTGGCACgtacatggggcttctccccagcatgctttatcttgtgcagagccaggcgcGAGGGGCAGCTAAAACTCTTCttgcactcagggcaggagtgggctctcCCCCTGCGCTTGGTGGtgggctcctgcttccctctgaggccccCCATACTGCCTTGCcttgcatgcagtgtctctctccagtgggcctttcctttctgcctcttctggtgtctcagcaccacaaattcttccctgcaCCTTGGGCTGTTTCGGGCTTGtttcccttcttcactccaaTGCCCAAATAGAGACGGGACCttgttcactgctacattctcctgcttTTGGAGCATCCCCTGACCCTTGTGCCATTGGTCTGTTGCTGGGctcagggaatccacctcacccatactccccagggaagcccatggtggctccagctttccaggcccttcctcagcagctggctcctcagttctgctcagcaaccaggcatgtcctgcatgggaggaagaaacaccagattagtccctgccctgctgccaaggggcaagcactgctattccttctgctgggatgggcctcagagcaggactggaccttggcacttgtgtttcctcaagaaaactaggtgtttctgccaaaatcccaagtgcTGGGGTGAGGCCATGCCAGGTCCCTGTTCCAGTCTCATCTTCTCTACTCGGTGGGGTTAAGAGGCAGACTCtcaaggtttctggcccagctctcagccccatcacctcaggccctgctccAAAAAATACGTGGGACATGTGTGTTTGGACTGTGCCTGAATGGCTTCATGTTTTAACAGGCTGAGGATGAGACCAGAGGGATCTgctcaaaggaaaaatgaggctctcaaagggctgctgtatcccacagcactggtgggtccaggggCGGATGGTGCTGAGCCCTACACCTGACTGGGCTGACATGCTCCACAAGCCCCAGGGTTTTGGtgagacccatctgcaatgcttgcccttgatctctggcagtcctgaaagcagcatctAGGTACAAGGGTGAACAGCCTCGTGGTGCATATCCAGGACTTGTCACCAGTCAGGAGTGTGTGCTGAGCACTGCCTTCCACTGCTTGGTAGCAAAACCCATCACGGTTCATGCAttatccctccaagaaatgttctgggagtggaggattgagagcagtgatctgcttcctacctgtttctggggcaatgtctggtgcagggaatgagcccatggagctttcctctgctaatgaatcccaggcagcctccacatcacagacagctgcactgggaaaaaggccttggcacgaacctgcacacggactctgggctgagcctcaggcttcGTGACACTCGGGGCCCCAGAGAGGAAACATCACAAGGGGAGAATCTGGTACAAACAGTGGGGGGTTCAtttccccccacaacatgaaatcttctgaatcccacccactccacccacccacttcatgcagcctgagaccagggTTACACACGACCCGTGCTCCAGGTCAACCAGACCaggagacaccagggacagccccagcctctctcttgtccaacaaGAATGGCTGGGGGTGAAAAAGCCCAGAAGTGAGAGGCTGTGCCCATGAGGGTGAAGATAACCAGGGCAGAAGAACTGAAAGATTAGTCCTGACGAAGTCCTCATAACTACACCCTCCTAGGACTAGTTAGTGTGGTGGAGCTACTTGCGGCACGGCAGTCTCTACGAAATGCCACGTTGTCACCCCTGAGAAAGGCGAGTGCAGAGTGCCTGAAAACcttggctcccactgccttgtgggttactctTGGCTGGGAAAGGATAGGGGGAGCCTACCCcaacagaaaacccctggtgaaagCCAAGGAAGGAAAGTGTGTGGGAGGGTAcaccttgcagcagctgtcacttgaagtagaaaatattgctaaaaaagcagcctctcaagctgcaaagagaggaatctctgaaggagctccagcagggccagggccagggccaggggcagggccaagccacagtgtcaaaaatgATCCAATGCCAGGAACAAACTTAAAGGGGGTtaagcccttcccttttctgtctgTGTTTTCTAGGATGCGGACCAGCAGTGAATCCTCAAGAAGTTTCCCTGGTACAAAGAAGAGTTGAGCTTCACTGCGTTCTGCAGTCATTGTCTTGCTTGCTCGGCTGTGTTTGTGTACCGTTATTGCTGTAAGTGGCTGTGGTGTTAACTATGCTAGACAAGGAAATGTAAGTACAAGTTCTGGATGggttctggaatatctgcaaagtggctacagaaaatggtacatccCTGAAGCATGGCCTCCTGGGCCTCAAACATATCAGTCACGCCAAAGACCGAGAAGGGCGGATGGACCGTTTGTTTGTATTCTCATCATTTTGTTGGTTTCCTTTTGACGATTATCTACAATGGCACAAGCAATACACTTGAAAGAACAAGGAAAGTGTTGCCAACTGTATAAAAGGGGCAGAATTCCTGAGAACACATCTGGTCCGAAAAAGCTCTGACCATGAGATGTTTCTCTGCCAtcttaaatatcaaagaaaaccatcatTTCAGTACTGGAAGAACTTAAAAAACTAACACATAATTATCGCTAGTGAAAAACTGTTCAGCTGGTAAGGAACTTGGGGATTAGATAATTTGGCATGAGGAAGTTACTGAAATACTGGACAAAGGAAGAGGgtgttgtgtgcatgctcttactctgGGGAGTTGGGGAGCGGTCGTGCATTTCTACGTGAACAGCgggaaagccagaaacaaacatctccCATACGCAGCAGAGGACACGAGGCCAGCACCACCAAACACCGCTGCTGTAATGTCTAAAGGAGCCACGTGTCAGGTTGTATTGCAGGGAGGAACTTGTAAAAATTACTATTAAAGTTTACTTGATATTAAATCAGACAAGAGGCCATGTctatccttgggggtctttggcaAAAAGACTACTGAGAGTTTCCATAGTTTGAATTTCAGGGGGTGGAACAACACCCGTCTGCACACATGACAGCACAagctatttgaggtcagcaccctgaaatggcagcacagggcaggtctgcagtttccaggctccctttcaccctgggcatggagcatttgcgagaggggagtcgggtggaggggacagccacaactcacctggcagcacgtcctccgacctcgagattgccccacggtcctcatcacaacagacccagagctccacctgtcctccctggatgcggcagatcagttcaggggcagggcctcgatatcctgtttgggcaGTGGTTAGAGAGAGTTTAACCATTGGTACTGGATGCAGAATGagcaactgaaatttggggaatggagccagtgaactcaaggattagactaaggacttgaaggacaagggaagatggacatttaggatgaaagggaaggcatagcagggggaagaggatggtcaTTTTCATCCAGGTAGTGGACGTATGGTCacaggaagcaaacaccagtgcaattccaggcaaatgagtggaaatgagtttggacaggacacactaggcaagAGAGGAAGGAAATGAGAATAACTGCCTAAGAAACACCTCCCAGAGCTGAAGGAACaggcgttacagcatcagtgtctcctgccccgctgcccccacagccctgtctgcactcactctgcactacagcGCTTTGCACACTTAGCCAGGACAGCCAGGGGTACGCTACTCAGCTGACACATgacatgcagggatcctggttttctctttaaaaattgcaaattctctcataaaaaaaaacccaattgctcccaacccatagccccccagccccgcaatgGCCCGTGAGCAGGGagtcagtgagcagggactgccaacaggagccgtttccaggcagtttgcaggcaggagtgcaagcCCCCTGCAAGGACGCGCCTGTGTTTGCGCCAGCATTGGCACAAGGTGGGCAAGCAGAAGCCAGGTCCGATTCTCCaacaggggagagaggaagacacGTCACTCTACAATAATGGTAAGGACGTGGCAGGCTGtctggcagggcctctgtgggCTGTGCGGGGAGTGCACGGTGACCCTCACCTGTCCCACGTGTGCCTACCTtcgggccctggaggggcaggtgagggagctccaggtggAGCTTAACGGGCTGAGGGAAATCAGAGCTGCCGAGGACAAAATTGACGGgaatttctgttctctgcagggtCAAGTACCTAGTGGAGAGGCACCCCAGGAGGGACCCAACGCCCCAATGGTATCACGGACCgttaccaccagggccagggctattTCTGCTCCCGCAGTGTCGACCCCCGCAGTACACCTGgcgaacaggtacgaggccctggcagcatgggaggaggaggcaggggaggatgacTCCAGAGCAGCCGATGTGGCTCCACGCATGGCGCAGACTCAGCGATGCCGGAAAACCCACAGGAAGAGACGCCGGGTCCTCGTctgggcaactccctcctgagcGGAACGGAGGGACCCACCTGTCGCCCGGATCCCATGGCACGTGCgatttgctgcttgcctggattcAGGACGTCACGGCCGTGATCCcagacctcatccagccctctgatcacTACCCCTTGACCCCCATCCATATGGGCACGTATGACGCTTACggagacaggagcacaggtggttttctcatctgttcttctGGTGAGCAGACATGGATGGTGCCACAaggcctgcatcagagaggtcaaccggCAGCTTCGGACCTGGTGTTACCTGGCAGGTTTGGATTCCTCGACCACGGCTCGCACTTCCACACGGGAGACATGCTAGGGCAGAGCAGGCTAAATCTTTCCCTGAAAAGTAAGCATgcatttctcttccaggttgactGATCTTGTACAGCGAGCTTTAAACCTAGGTTTGTCggtggatggggatgcagaggtcAACTGGTGACttggagctggtgttaccaggcggCTTTGCATTCCTCCACCATGGCCCGCCCTTCTGCGCAGCAAACATGCTAGGGTGGATCAGGCTAAATCTCTCCCTGAAAGGTAAGCGTGCgtttctctttcaggttggctgaagTTCTACGGCGAGCTTTCAACCAAGGTTCGTCggtggatggggatgcagaggtacaGGAGGACACTTCGACGTCAAGGCggaggaacacccttctcaacacagcagctgaaagggatcttgggagtcaacatacactccaagatgaacatggggtgACAGTCAGTAAGGGTAACCGGACCTTgttgtgcatgcacagatgcatctcaggcaggtccagggaggtgatcctcccctccatgcggcgctggtcaggccacagttggagtactgcgtccagttctgggcgccgcacttcaaagagggatgtggctaaccttgagagggtccagagaagggccactcacatggtgaaggggtagcagggcaggccctactaaGACAGACTAAacggcctgaatctattcagcctgcacaggagaagactgagaggagatctggtggccctctatgaactcaccagtggggaccagtggaaaacaggtgcagctctgctccccgagccccacctgggataacaaggaacaacagccataaattgattgagtaggttcaggcttgatatcaggaggtcaTGAGCAGAAGACACTTGAAAACCAGGGAGAAGACAACActtcagagctcacatggctgcagggagaggcaagaaccacagctttacccagggaaaggagggcttggtagttcgtcagcatctggtcctggtaaagccccttgtcctcctcttccagcagatcccactcctcccgtgtgaaatacactgccacgtcctcaaacaccttcCGGAGCTGCAGGaacaagcgttacagcatcagtgtctcctgcccccgctgccctgtCTGTACTCGCTCTACTACAAGTATTTGCACCTTAGCcatggatgcagctgtggacataggAGCTCGTGTGTcggcctcagcccagctcaacacGCTCCATTTCCTCGGCccttggaggcagcccaggcagcacatttagaggcagggagcccagctccagggactctgcccaggccttcccgtgccagcacccctggctctctgcacccgGGAGCGCGCgcctgctaatgcagcctggGGGGTTTGCAACTGTCACCAGAGACGTCTCACTCTTCAGGTGtctgctccccaaactcttgacagcacccctggctcctcctgggctctgccccagctgcactcccatccccacctccagctggtgccctgctcacctccatgctctgcccctgcttcgccggcctgccctgcccctcttgcagctggcccggcccaggtgtcagggagccgctctgtccccgtctccctggggagggtctctgcggctccaggttcacaggcccttcctctggaggctgctgatccgctcggctcagggtcccagcacctgcaggtggaagagagtgcacaggtgagccctggggtgggggcaggggaaagccctgctcgtcccctgcactggcctggggtgaagggagctggaggctgcagtgtgtggaagaggggggagaagggagactcATCGTCCCACCGCTCTTCCTAACAGACCTCCACAGGcacgaggctggagatgagcccagcGCCGGTGGAGATCACAGCGCCGCGTCCGAGCCGGCAGGGACATCGCTGCTGGGGGAGATGCCGCCGCGATGTTGGTGCTGTCAcatccacattttcaggggggaaGCGGGGAAACGCACAGCACGGACATGTGAAATGCTGCCGGGGCACCGGGAGAACAACAGCCCGGACGTGTCGGAGCACAGACCCGccgagcagctctggcagagatctgGGGACGCGCCCGGCCCGGGGCACTTACTTGAGAAGCGTCCACGTGCCGACAGCGCCCAGGTCTGCctgtcccggggctgcagcaggacggAGGCCtgggggaatgtaaggagtgacctagaaagcaGTGCCCGAAGACGAAGcggaagagaatgctatgtgacgaatgcccatctgcaatgataaggaggagacagtcctagataaagggggcttgaaaacaaaaagaaaaaacagggaactgggttaaaagggctcattagaatactaaaaatcacgcccctggGTGgggaagtatgctaatgaaacacacatgtatgcaaatgagatacatggctaaaacacaggtatagagacacgctcagtaaagaacttcttgcgtcactcataaccaatcagcaaacaagtatgcttatgaaggctcaaaaactcctgtataagaGATGCTTAGattagtgatctggtgtgcttgtgcgagcggaataatttcacgtaaccttttattgctagcagtaaacctttgtactttcacccctggtatctttattggcctttgcataccgggcacgatcccagactcgAGCTGGGGCACGACAGGGGGACGGCACCGGCACCGACGGGCTGGAAGTCACGGGGactcccacatcccctcccctgcaccagccGCAGCGCAAGGGGGACAAGGAGGCCTGCACCGGCCTCGCATTGGTGGATATTATTACAACACGGATCGTTAGCACGGCAATGACATCACTGACTGTGACCGCGGCCGCATGGCAAGAGCCAACAGCCGTAGAGCGTGTGTGTGCGGGGAGCTGCGAGGAAGACGCGGGACCGCGACCCGCCAGACAGACCACAGCCCGTCCCAGCGGGCCGCGGGGCTTTTCCATCTCGTGGCCCGTCCCGGGCAGCAGCCGGCGCTCGAGGCTCCCCCGAGGCGGGACAGCCGCCCAGGCCTGCCCCCGACCCCTCGCCTGCGCCCGGCTCCGGGGGCTCGCTGGCTCGCTGCCCCCGCCCGTGCAGCACGTGCTgtgtgccccgccccgccccgccccgccccgccctctaCTTGTGGGGGGCACTCGTGCTCGCTGGGGCCCGTGGGACCTCGCGCACCGAGCAGGCGGGCAAGGACCTGgctccgggcggggcggggcgggggccccTCTTTGGGACACGGGGCAGCTCGTGCTCCAGCCCGGGCGCTTCCCCACCGCCCGCCCGCGGCCCCGCCTCGCCCCTCACACGCACGGGGGCCCGGGGACGGATCCACGTGTGCCGGGGGGGGCGTGCAGCGCTCTCCCCGTGGGGGAGGCTCATCGGAGGGTAGGGTGGGGCGGGTCTCGCTGTCCGCACACGCGTGCTCGGCGCtcctgcggggggcggggccccgGCTCTTCCCAGGGCGCTTTGCGGCCGGGGCGGGGCTAGGTCTCCTTCCTCCCGCCAGGTGCAGACGGCAGAGCGGCCGGCTCGTGTccgatttgcatatgcaaatccgACCCGTGCAACgattggaggaaggggcagagccccgcccccggcagCAGGACGCGGCGGGCGGGAGGGGCCGGGTCCGCGTGCGCTTCCGCCGCAGCCGCTCGTCCCGGCCGGGGccgccccgggctgtggggggggcgggccccgcgcgggggggggcacctggggtcccgggctgggctgggcagagtgcTGTGGGTGAGGACTGAGGggaccagcagtgccagcagggctgtaCATAGGGAGCGAGTCCGCAGCAGGGCCAGGTGactgtggggggagtgtggggcagcagcagggctgggggactatgggttgggagcaattttttttttcttttatgagagaacttgcagttttcaaacagacaaaaccaggatcctgcATGTCACGTGTCAGCTGAGTAGCGTACCCCTGTCTGTCCTGGCTAAGCGTGCAAAGggctgtagtgcagagtgagtgcagacagggccgtgggggcagggggcagcggggcaggagacactgatgctgtaacgcttgtgcctgcagctccgggaggtgtttcaggacgtggcagtgtatttcatacgggagcagtgggagctgctggaagaggaggacaaggggctttaccgggaccagatgctgaggaactaccaagccctcgtttccctcggtaaagctctggttcttgctttGCCCTCGAGCCATGTGAGCTCTGCAGTGTTGTTgtcatcttcatagtttcatagctggtcgggtcggaagggtcctaagcagatcatcaagtccgactttCCCGCCCATGCCAGGGGGGATGCTGGGATAacacgaccccggctaggtgattgccTAGCCTTCTTTCGAAGGCCCTGAGGGTTgcagcgagcaccacttcccttggaagttggttccagctcctcgccgccctgacagtgaagtagcgcctcccaATGTCTAGGTTGAATCtactctgtcagcttatggctgttgttccttcttaccccggtagtgctcgggggaacagggactcttccatggcctgctggtcccccttggcaagtttataggcatcCAGCAGAtcccgtctcagccttctcttgtggaggctgaacaggttcaggtcccgtcgcctctctttgtagggcctgccctgctgccccccgatcatgtgaatggcctcctctggaccccctccatgctgtccacatccctcctgaagtgcggcgccctgAACTatatgcaatactccaactgtggcctgaccgtgtccccacactgtcgccccatgttcattttggcatcaatactgactccaagatccttttctgccttcttcctggTATTAACACTTTCATCCTCATGAACGTTTGGGCGGGGGAttaaatccctttgctccccactgctctgtccatgAACAGACCTCTCAGACCTCATacttgtatatattcctccttcattttatccagctgccttccctggagTCTTTCCCCTTAataacatgatttccctttgccttctcacaATGATCATATCATTTGCCATTCATTGTGCCTCAAAATGCACTAACAGCCATTCCTTGggcagttattctgatttcctccctctcctgcctagtgtgtcctgttgaaactcatttccactcatttgcctggaattgcactggtgtttgctttcCTATGACCATATGTCCAGTACCTGGATGAAATggaccatcctcttccccctgctatgccttccctttcatcctaaatgtccattctcccttgtccttcaagtccttagtataatccttgagttcattgCCTCCATTCATCAAATTTCAATTACTTATTCTGAATACAGTACCAGTGAATAAActctctttaaccactgcccaagcaggatatcgaggtcccacacctgacttgatctgccgcatccagcgagAACAGGtcgagctctgggtctgtgatgatgtgTACTGTGGGGCAATCTTGAGGCCGGAGGACCTGCTGTCAGGTGAGTtctggctgtcccctccacccagctCCCCTATCAAAAATGCGTtgtgcccagggtgaaagggagcctggaaactggaGACCTGTCCTGCgctgccatttcagggtgctgacctcaaatagctTGTGCTGTCATGTGTGCAGACAGGTGTTGTTCCACGCCCTGAAATTCAAAGAGTCAGTAGTCTTTTtgccaaagacccccaaggattgacatggccccttgcCCATTTAGTATCAGGTAAAGTTTAATAGTAATTAAATAGTAATTTAATAGGGCctgagatgatggggctgagagctgggccagaaaccctTGTGAGTGTGCAGCTTAACCCCACCGAGTAGGGAAGATGAaactggcacagggacctggcactgcctcaccGCCGGCACTTGGGCCTTTGGCAGAAATACCTAATTTTCTAGAGAaaacacaagtgccaagtcctgtcctgctctgaggcccatcccagcacagggaatagcagtgcttgccccttggcagcagggccgggactaatctggtgtttcttcctcccatgcaggacatgcctggttgctgagcagaaccgaggagcagggtcctgaggaagggcctggaaagctggagccaccatgggcttccctggggagtatgggtgaggtggattccctgagcccagcgaaggaccagtggcacaagggtcaggggatgccccaaaagcaggagaatgtagcagtgaacgAGGTCCCATCTCTAGTTGGGCGTTGGAGTGAAGAAGGGGAACAAGCCCGAAACAGCCCAAGGTGCAGGGATGAATATGTCATGCTGAGACACCAGAAGAGAACGAAAGGAAAGGCgcactggagagagacactgcatgcaaaccagggcagtgtggaggagCTGGTAGTGAGGCAGGAGCTCGCTACCGAGCCCAGGGGGAGAGGCCactcctgccctcagtgcaggaaaAGCTTTAGTTGCCCCTCgcgcctggctctgcacaagataa
This genomic window contains:
- the LOC132249252 gene encoding zinc finger protein 420-like, producing the protein MVKLSLTTAQTGYRGPAPELICRIQGGQVELWVCCDEDRGAISRSEDVLPGHAWLLSRTEEPAAEEGPGKLEPPWASLGSMGEVDSLSPATDQWHKGQGMLQKQENVAVNKVPSLFGHWSEEGKQARNSPRCREEFVVLRHQKRQKGKAHWRETLHARQGSMGGLRGKQEPTTKRRGRAHSCPECKKSFSCPSRLALHKIKHAGEKPHVRATCGKSLTSLSVQRREQPHGCTRCGKSFRQPSSLARHRCMHTREKRHPCSVCGKSFTWSSDLVRHLLIHTGEKPHQCPVCGKSFAQSWNLTKHQHIHTGEKPYYCSVCGKSFTWSSNLVRHQLIHTREKPHQCSACGKSFTHSSHLARHKHIHTGEKPHQCSECGKSFTNRSSLTQHQLIHTREKPHQCSVCQKRFTQRSHLAEHQRIHTGEKPHQCSVCQKRFTYISSLTQHQRIHTGEKPYQCSVCQKSFTYISSLKQHQHIHTGEKPFQCSVCQKRFTYISSLKQHQHIHTGEKPFQCSVCGKSFTHSFHLARHQLIHTGEKPYHCSVCGKRFTQRSHLAEHQRIHTGEKPHQCSVCQKRFTYISSLTQHQRIHTGEKPHQCSACGKSFTNRSNLTQHQRIHTGEKPYQCSVCQKSFTYISSLKQHQHIHTGEKPFQCSVCGKSFTQSSHLAEHQRLHTGEKPHRCSECGKSFTRPSHLTHHQLIHTGEKPHQCSVCGKSFTNRSGLTRHQLIHTGEKPHRCSVCGKSFTNRSCLTRHQLIHTGEKPYHCSVCGKRFTQHSHLAEHQRIHTGEKPHRCSECGKSFTRLSHMTHHQLIHTGEKPHQCSVCGKTFTHSSHLAQHQRIHTGEKPHHCSECGKSFSRSSHLTRHQLVHTGK